One Flavobacterium sp. 90 DNA segment encodes these proteins:
- a CDS encoding SCO family protein: MKIEVTIRVLLFALIFAGCTKTDKLPILGEVSIDPLTGKNKYYQAPEFLLKNQFNQEITHHDFENKIQIVDFFFTSCPTICPKMTKHLKLVEKAFEKIDKVAIVSYSIDYKNDSPETLKQYSKNYKINNNKWTFLTGESDAVFELSKDYKVRAFDDGNVNQRNIIHDGTFVLVDGKRRIRGYYDGLSVKDTKRLILDINKLIKEVE, from the coding sequence ATGAAAATAGAAGTAACCATTAGAGTTTTACTCTTTGCATTGATTTTTGCAGGATGTACAAAGACTGATAAACTTCCCATTTTAGGTGAAGTATCAATTGACCCATTAACTGGAAAAAATAAATATTATCAAGCACCGGAATTTTTATTAAAAAATCAATTTAATCAGGAAATAACGCACCATGATTTTGAAAATAAAATACAGATTGTTGATTTCTTTTTTACGAGTTGCCCTACGATTTGCCCTAAAATGACAAAACATTTAAAATTAGTAGAAAAGGCTTTTGAGAAAATAGATAAAGTTGCGATTGTTTCATACAGTATAGATTATAAGAATGATAGTCCTGAAACGTTAAAACAATATTCAAAAAACTATAAAATAAATAATAATAAATGGACATTCTTAACTGGAGAAAGTGATGCCGTTTTTGAGCTTTCTAAAGATTATAAAGTACGGGCATTTGATGACGGTAATGTGAATCAAAGAAACATAATTCATGATGGCACATTTGTATTAGTTGATGGTAAAAGGAGAATTAGAGGTTATTACGATGGTTTAAGTGTAAAAGATACAAAACGACTGATTCTGGATATTAATAAGCTTATAAAAGAGGTAGAATAA
- a CDS encoding alginate export family protein — protein MKKYYLIFIVVFASAVYSQQTNEFRFLRYNDVICIDSTNQNFYYKIKQISISEKPKAFLFFGAENRTQYQYFKNENWDEATRDDDGFILNRALFYGDLKIGSSFRLFSQLQSSTSISRLDPNPLEENPLDLHQLFFDVRVRNCSLRMGRQELYYGSQRLISVREGPNSRQSFDALKIIYQKNDLSVDAFYSYYVKNRFGHFNDKIDSNTKLFGLYTSIKRIKYLNNIEAYFLNFKKSESTYNTFSGQENRNTVGSRIWGNYSNWNYDIEGAYQFGNFDTKSIKAWTFSINNSFTYLLNKRIQKIGFKTEYISGDKIQNDGAIQTFNPLFPRGAYFGLAALIGPSNLIDMHPFLEFQLTQKLNFYVDYDMFWRASKNDAIYQPNGTVLFESSNATSKKIGNQLGASFEYTFNKYLNFTLEGTWFNSGSFIKDVSNGKDILFTASTLTLIL, from the coding sequence ATGAAAAAATATTACCTAATTTTTATAGTTGTATTTGCTTCAGCTGTTTATTCACAACAAACAAATGAATTCAGATTTTTAAGGTATAATGATGTTATCTGCATTGATAGTACAAATCAAAATTTTTATTACAAAATCAAACAAATATCGATATCTGAAAAGCCTAAGGCATTTCTTTTTTTTGGAGCTGAAAACAGGACTCAGTACCAATATTTTAAAAATGAAAATTGGGACGAAGCGACTAGAGATGATGATGGTTTTATACTTAACAGGGCACTTTTTTATGGTGATTTAAAAATAGGGAGTTCATTTCGTTTATTTAGCCAATTACAAAGCAGTACTTCGATTAGTAGATTAGATCCTAATCCTTTAGAGGAAAATCCTTTAGATCTGCATCAATTGTTTTTTGATGTAAGAGTAAGGAATTGTAGCCTTAGAATGGGAAGACAAGAATTATATTATGGATCTCAAAGATTGATTTCAGTTCGGGAAGGCCCCAACAGCAGGCAATCATTTGATGCTCTGAAAATAATTTATCAAAAAAACGATTTATCGGTAGATGCATTTTACAGTTATTATGTAAAAAACAGGTTTGGACATTTTAATGATAAGATTGACTCAAACACAAAACTTTTTGGATTGTATACAAGCATAAAAAGAATTAAATATTTAAACAATATAGAAGCCTATTTTTTAAACTTTAAGAAATCAGAAAGCACATACAATACTTTTTCAGGACAAGAAAACAGAAACACAGTCGGTTCAAGAATTTGGGGGAATTATTCTAATTGGAATTATGATATAGAAGGCGCCTATCAATTTGGGAATTTTGATACAAAAAGCATTAAAGCCTGGACATTTTCAATCAATAATTCTTTTACTTATTTGCTAAATAAAAGAATTCAGAAAATAGGTTTTAAAACCGAATATATATCAGGTGATAAAATTCAAAATGATGGTGCTATACAAACATTTAATCCTCTTTTTCCACGAGGAGCATATTTTGGTTTAGCGGCTTTAATAGGACCTTCAAACTTGATTGACATGCATCCTTTTCTGGAATTTCAGTTAACACAAAAGTTAAATTTTTATGTCGATTATGATATGTTTTGGAGGGCTTCTAAGAACGATGCAATATATCAGCCAAATGGTACAGTATTATTCGAAAGTTCAAATGCGACTTCAAAAAAAATAGGAAATCAATTAGGAGCTTCATTTGAATATACTTTTAATAAATACCTGAATTTCACTTTGGAAGGCACATGGTTTAATAGTGGAAGTTTTATAAAGGATGTTAGTAATGGTAAAGACATTCTATTTACAGCCAGTACTTTGACTTTAATTTTATAA
- a CDS encoding alpha/beta hydrolase: MKKSITTAAVILMTAFGTQIQANTVSPSTIVIVHGAWSSAKDFKDVEAELKKSGNEVITVNLPGHGDDKTPVSSLTLQGYVDVVKKAIGTRKNITLVGHSFGGMVVSETAEQIPGQIKKLIYLCAYVPNNGESLFSISAADKETHIGQYIQPDEKSGVVGIAKEGILDFFAADAPKKTADGLIANFKPEPMGPLATPVALTPANFGKIDKVYIFTEYDHAIGLTLQKSMAKTANITKTYSLPTSHTPFFSQPGVVASILSQEAK, translated from the coding sequence ATGAAAAAATCAATTACAACAGCAGCAGTGATTTTAATGACTGCTTTCGGAACACAAATTCAGGCTAATACGGTTAGCCCAAGTACAATTGTTATAGTACATGGAGCATGGTCTTCAGCCAAGGATTTTAAGGATGTTGAAGCAGAACTTAAAAAGAGTGGCAATGAAGTAATAACAGTAAATTTGCCAGGGCATGGAGACGACAAGACACCAGTTTCATCATTAACATTGCAAGGTTATGTAGATGTCGTTAAAAAAGCAATTGGAACAAGAAAAAACATTACTCTTGTAGGACATAGTTTTGGCGGTATGGTTGTTAGTGAAACTGCTGAGCAAATCCCAGGACAAATTAAAAAACTGATATACCTTTGTGCATATGTACCAAATAACGGAGAAAGCCTTTTTTCAATTTCGGCGGCAGATAAAGAAACTCATATCGGGCAATACATACAACCAGATGAAAAATCAGGTGTGGTAGGAATTGCTAAAGAAGGTATTTTAGACTTTTTTGCTGCTGATGCACCGAAAAAAACAGCTGACGGTTTAATTGCTAATTTTAAGCCAGAGCCAATGGGCCCGCTTGCAACTCCAGTTGCACTTACACCTGCTAATTTTGGTAAAATAGATAAGGTATATATTTTTACTGAATATGATCATGCTATAGGGTTGACCTTGCAAAAAAGTATGGCAAAAACGGCTAACATAACAAAAACGTATTCGCTACCTACAAGTCATACACCGTTTTTCTCGCAACCAGGAGTGGTGGCATCCATTTTAAGCCAGGAGGCAAAATAA
- a CDS encoding alpha/beta hydrolase: MKTIKNIVLMHGAFADGSGWRGIYNILNNSGYNVTVVHNPLTSLEDGVQAVNIALDKLNESAVLVGHSYGGAIITEAGNHPNVAALVYVAAFQPGDDETALQWIQTAPPAPENGVLSPDENGIIYYEKDKYHMGICADLSAEDADFMYASQGAFYAKGFVTPIKNAAWKSKPAYGVIATEDKSIPPEIQEAMYKRSKTIATYVKGSHAVYISQPELVADVIISASRID, encoded by the coding sequence ATGAAAACAATTAAAAATATAGTGCTTATGCATGGTGCATTTGCAGATGGTTCAGGATGGAGAGGTATATATAATATACTTAATAATAGCGGATATAATGTTACTGTAGTACATAATCCCTTAACATCACTAGAAGACGGTGTTCAGGCTGTAAATATAGCTTTAGACAAACTAAATGAAAGCGCTGTTCTTGTAGGGCATTCATACGGTGGGGCTATAATTACAGAGGCTGGTAATCACCCAAATGTTGCGGCATTAGTTTATGTAGCAGCATTTCAGCCGGGAGACGATGAAACAGCATTACAATGGATACAAACTGCTCCGCCGGCACCTGAAAACGGAGTTTTGTCTCCGGACGAAAATGGTATTATTTATTATGAAAAGGATAAATACCATATGGGAATATGCGCTGATCTAAGTGCAGAAGATGCCGATTTTATGTATGCTTCGCAAGGTGCCTTTTATGCTAAAGGATTTGTAACACCAATTAAAAATGCGGCTTGGAAATCAAAACCTGCATATGGCGTAATTGCAACCGAAGACAAGAGTATTCCGCCAGAAATCCAGGAAGCAATGTACAAACGTTCCAAAACAATTGCCACGTATGTTAAAGGAAGTCATGCGGTTTATATATCGCAGCCTGAATTAGTAGCAGATGTAATTATTTCAGCTTCAAGGATAGATTAA
- a CDS encoding amidohydrolase has translation MRKSIFLVLLIILFISCQKEKKEIDASTPDLIVTNGKIAIMDKNNTISEAIAVKKGKVLAFGTNEEILKLKGEQTKVIDANGRTIVPGLNDSHLHLTRGGRFYNAELRWDGVTSLKTALKMLKEQAARTPKGQWVRVVGGWSPFQFEEKRFPTTEEINEATGDVPAFVLFLYSRGWMNKSGLKVLKIDENTKPPEGSSYEKGPDGKLTGVLLAEPNPTILYAAIGALPPMNDEQMLNSTKQFYRELNRYGITSGIDAGGGGHAFPKDYGATKALANQGEMPIRLSYYLFPQNKGKEFAEFQNWIATNKVGNNGEIHLDHGYELEGGGEFLTWSAGDFENFLAPQPMLEDRPSWRSDIKKVIRLHVDSGWPFRIHATYGETIANLLEVLEEVNKETNGKLAKQRWLFDHAETVTEQQLKRIKALNGGIAIQARMAYAGEYFVERYGASKAKYAPPLKLMIKMGIPLGAGTDGTRVASYNPWSALYWMVSGKTVGGLQLSAPDNLLTREEALLLYTKGSAWVSKEEAVKGTLEKGMFADFILLSDDYFSVPESKIKDLSAVLTVVGGNVVFGDKEFARLSPAIEKAIPDWSPVNFYGGYQKK, from the coding sequence ATGAGAAAATCTATATTCTTAGTATTACTTATAATACTATTCATTTCTTGTCAAAAAGAAAAGAAAGAAATTGATGCTTCAACACCAGATTTAATTGTCACCAATGGCAAAATAGCCATCATGGATAAAAACAACACGATTAGTGAAGCGATAGCAGTAAAAAAAGGGAAAGTCTTAGCATTTGGAACTAATGAAGAGATTCTAAAGCTAAAAGGGGAGCAAACAAAAGTTATCGATGCTAATGGGCGAACAATTGTTCCCGGATTGAATGATTCTCATTTGCATTTAACCAGAGGAGGACGTTTTTATAATGCCGAATTAAGATGGGATGGTGTAACGTCCTTGAAAACAGCACTAAAAATGTTAAAAGAACAAGCCGCCAGAACTCCAAAAGGGCAATGGGTGCGAGTAGTAGGAGGTTGGAGTCCGTTTCAGTTTGAAGAAAAAAGATTTCCAACAACCGAGGAAATTAATGAAGCAACAGGAGATGTTCCAGCATTTGTATTATTTCTGTATAGCCGAGGCTGGATGAATAAAAGTGGCTTAAAAGTTCTTAAAATTGATGAAAATACTAAACCGCCAGAGGGAAGTTCATATGAAAAAGGTCCGGATGGTAAATTGACTGGAGTTTTGTTGGCAGAACCAAATCCAACAATTCTTTATGCGGCAATAGGGGCATTGCCACCTATGAATGATGAGCAAATGCTAAATTCTACCAAACAATTTTACAGAGAATTGAATCGATATGGTATTACAAGCGGTATCGATGCCGGAGGTGGCGGACATGCGTTTCCTAAAGATTATGGTGCGACAAAAGCACTTGCCAATCAGGGAGAAATGCCAATACGATTATCTTATTACTTATTTCCTCAAAATAAAGGAAAAGAGTTTGCAGAATTTCAAAATTGGATTGCAACAAATAAAGTAGGCAATAATGGAGAAATTCATTTGGATCATGGTTATGAATTAGAAGGAGGTGGAGAATTTCTTACGTGGAGTGCAGGTGATTTTGAAAACTTTTTGGCTCCACAACCTATGTTAGAAGACAGACCTTCGTGGAGAAGTGATATCAAAAAAGTGATTCGTTTGCATGTTGATAGTGGTTGGCCGTTTAGAATTCATGCAACCTATGGAGAAACGATTGCTAATTTGTTGGAAGTTCTTGAAGAAGTCAATAAAGAAACGAATGGAAAGTTAGCAAAACAAAGATGGTTGTTTGATCATGCAGAAACCGTTACGGAACAGCAACTAAAAAGAATTAAAGCGCTGAATGGAGGTATTGCGATTCAAGCCAGAATGGCGTATGCAGGAGAATATTTTGTTGAAAGATATGGAGCATCTAAAGCAAAATATGCACCGCCTTTAAAATTAATGATCAAAATGGGAATTCCTCTAGGGGCAGGCACCGACGGGACAAGAGTTGCCAGTTATAATCCGTGGTCTGCATTGTACTGGATGGTTTCCGGTAAAACGGTTGGAGGTTTACAACTAAGTGCTCCTGACAACTTACTTACCCGCGAAGAAGCACTTTTATTATACACAAAAGGTAGTGCGTGGGTATCAAAAGAAGAAGCTGTAAAAGGTACTTTAGAAAAAGGAATGTTTGCCGATTTTATACTATTATCAGATGATTATTTCAGCGTACCAGAAAGTAAAATCAAAGATTTATCGGCTGTTTTAACAGTAGTAGGAGGTAATGTTGTCTTTGGTGATAAAGAGTTTGCAAGGCTAAGTCCTGCAATAGAAAAAGCAATTCCAGATTGGTCACCGGTCAATTTTTATGGAGGATATCAAAAAAAATAA
- a CDS encoding alpha/beta hydrolase, producing the protein MKTKLIMSVLTIMFLTSFKSYAKPFVAKNTISKIDIYKAVEYKTILVDSLKIFYREAGETSKPTIILLHGFPSSSHMYRNLINELAHNYHVIAPDYPGFGQSSAPTPQQYQYTFDNLSITIEHFIDQLKITKTSFYIQDYGGPVGMRIVTRRPELIQSLIIQNSNAYVEGLGEVLKPLIAYVENPNAETEKAARFFLTLDATKWQYLTGAGAPEKIAPDSYSIDQYYLDRKGNDVIQLALFRDYGSNIVLYEKWHQYFAKYKPPMLVIWGKNDQFFTAAGANAYKKDNPNAEIHLLNGGHFALEEHHLKISKLIINFLSKKVK; encoded by the coding sequence ATGAAGACAAAACTTATTATGTCAGTCTTAACGATTATGTTTTTAACAAGCTTTAAATCTTACGCAAAACCTTTTGTAGCGAAAAATACGATTTCAAAAATTGATATTTATAAAGCTGTTGAATACAAAACAATACTCGTTGATAGTTTGAAAATTTTTTACCGCGAAGCAGGGGAAACGTCAAAACCTACCATTATTTTATTGCATGGATTTCCGTCATCGTCGCATATGTACCGAAATCTCATTAATGAACTTGCTCATAATTATCATGTAATTGCTCCTGATTATCCTGGTTTTGGACAAAGTAGTGCTCCAACTCCTCAGCAGTATCAATACACCTTTGATAATTTATCCATTACAATAGAGCATTTTATTGATCAATTGAAAATCACGAAAACGAGTTTTTACATTCAGGATTACGGAGGACCCGTTGGTATGCGAATAGTAACAAGAAGACCTGAACTGATTCAATCACTTATAATTCAAAATTCAAATGCTTATGTTGAAGGATTAGGTGAAGTTCTAAAACCTTTAATAGCCTATGTTGAAAATCCAAATGCTGAAACTGAAAAAGCAGCACGTTTTTTTCTGACCCTTGATGCTACAAAATGGCAATATCTAACAGGTGCTGGAGCTCCTGAAAAGATAGCACCGGATAGCTATAGTATTGATCAGTATTATTTAGACAGAAAAGGAAATGATGTTATACAGTTGGCGCTATTTCGTGATTATGGATCTAATATAGTACTGTATGAAAAATGGCACCAGTATTTTGCCAAATACAAGCCGCCTATGTTAGTTATTTGGGGCAAAAACGATCAGTTTTTTACTGCTGCGGGAGCAAATGCCTATAAAAAAGACAACCCAAATGCTGAAATTCATTTATTAAACGGCGGTCATTTTGCATTAGAAGAACACCACTTAAAAATCTCTAAACTGATTATAAACTTTTTGAGTAAAAAAGTTAAATAG
- a CDS encoding hydrolase translates to MKNLILAATVALSSLNAFAQKPSPQLLNPKNHTLILVDHESQMAFAVGNIPVDQLRTNTALVAGASKIFKVPTVITTVAEESFSGPVFPEVQEFYPKSSTKYFDRTSMNFWEDANAYKEVVSKGNKTIVMGGLWTSVCIVGPALSAINDGYTVYVITDASGDVTDEAHNQAVTRMVQAGARPITSMQYLLELQRDWSRSETYTAVTDLVQKYGGSYGIGVQYGRAMLKH, encoded by the coding sequence ATGAAAAATTTAATTTTAGCAGCAACAGTTGCATTGTCTTCACTAAATGCCTTTGCACAAAAACCAAGTCCACAATTGTTAAACCCTAAAAATCATACTTTGATTTTAGTAGATCATGAAAGCCAAATGGCATTTGCAGTGGGTAACATACCAGTTGATCAACTAAGAACTAATACTGCTCTGGTTGCAGGAGCATCTAAGATTTTTAAAGTGCCTACTGTTATTACAACGGTTGCCGAAGAGTCTTTTAGCGGACCGGTTTTTCCTGAAGTTCAGGAATTTTATCCTAAATCAAGCACTAAGTATTTTGACAGAACCTCCATGAATTTCTGGGAAGATGCTAATGCTTACAAAGAAGTAGTAAGTAAAGGAAATAAAACAATAGTAATGGGTGGTTTATGGACTTCTGTTTGTATTGTTGGACCTGCATTATCAGCCATAAATGATGGATACACTGTTTATGTAATTACAGATGCAAGTGGAGATGTGACAGATGAAGCTCATAATCAAGCTGTGACGCGTATGGTTCAGGCCGGAGCAAGACCTATTACATCTATGCAATATTTATTAGAGTTGCAACGTGACTGGTCAAGATCAGAAACCTATACTGCCGTAACAGACTTAGTTCAAAAATATGGTGGATCATATGGAATTGGTGTTCAATATGGCAGAGCAATGCTAAAACACTAA
- a CDS encoding DoxX family protein, producing MINIYALFRSNLGTKLNNIVLLFFRIAISCELIYAHGLKKIGIGTALAEVVPNPLGLPEALNQAFATTANLVMPIFIIFGLMTRIATLPILAVTLTGYFVLHFNDPALVKDVPLIYSLCFLLICFFGAGRYSLDHYISMKKE from the coding sequence ATGATAAATATATATGCTCTATTCCGTTCAAATTTGGGAACCAAGTTGAATAACATTGTTTTACTTTTTTTTAGGATCGCCATTTCATGTGAACTGATTTATGCTCATGGGTTAAAAAAAATAGGTATTGGGACGGCACTAGCAGAAGTTGTCCCTAATCCTTTAGGACTTCCGGAAGCATTAAATCAAGCTTTTGCAACAACTGCAAATCTTGTCATGCCTATTTTTATTATATTCGGTTTAATGACACGTATTGCCACTTTACCTATTTTAGCGGTTACACTTACAGGTTATTTTGTACTGCATTTTAACGATCCTGCTCTAGTAAAAGATGTTCCCTTAATTTACAGTCTTTGTTTTTTATTAATTTGTTTTTTTGGTGCAGGTAGATATTCGTTAGATCATTATATCAGTATGAAAAAGGAATAA
- a CDS encoding nuclear transport factor 2 family protein gives MVKRYPIPPFTLETAIEKIQLAEDSWNSKDPYRVSQGYTADSEWRNRHLFINGTEEIVTFLTGKWSKELDYKLKKEYWAHTDNRIAVRFEYEYHNEEGQWFRAYGNENWEFNEDGLMQRRFACINDLPIKESDRKFI, from the coding sequence ATGGTAAAGAGATACCCAATTCCGCCCTTTACATTGGAGACGGCAATTGAGAAAATTCAATTGGCAGAAGATTCCTGGAACAGTAAAGATCCCTACAGAGTTTCGCAGGGATATACAGCTGACAGTGAATGGAGAAACCGTCATCTATTTATAAACGGCACCGAAGAAATTGTAACATTCTTAACAGGAAAATGGTCAAAAGAGCTTGACTATAAGCTTAAAAAAGAATATTGGGCACATACCGATAACCGAATAGCTGTTCGATTTGAATATGAATATCATAATGAAGAAGGGCAGTGGTTCAGGGCGTATGGAAATGAAAATTGGGAATTTAATGAAGATGGATTAATGCAAAGAAGGTTCGCTTGTATCAACGATCTGCCCATAAAAGAAAGTGACAGAAAATTTATTTAA
- a CDS encoding alpha/beta hydrolase yields the protein MKTSYHTRKINGVEIFYREAGDKNKPTIVLLHGYPTSSHMFRNLINDLSDDFHLIAPDYPGYGRSEQPPIAEFDYTFENMSNIVKTLLDELDIKKFSLYLMDYGAPIGFRIASRNPDQIDTLIIQNGCAYEEGLETFWDPFKVYWKDINNQEAINTLSTFHAPDGLKWQYTHAVPDVSVISPDNWEIDLRHLERPENGDIQLAMFYDYQTNVVLYPEWQEYFRKYQPETIVVYGKDDYIFPGVGAEAFKKDLENLEFHLFSTGHFALESFGVEMGGLIKDFLLRKTGK from the coding sequence ATGAAAACAAGTTACCACACAAGAAAAATTAATGGAGTAGAAATTTTTTACAGAGAAGCAGGTGATAAAAACAAACCAACGATAGTTTTGCTTCATGGATATCCAACATCATCTCATATGTTTCGAAATTTAATAAATGATCTATCAGATGATTTTCATTTAATCGCTCCAGATTATCCAGGATATGGCAGAAGTGAGCAGCCTCCAATTGCAGAGTTTGATTATACATTTGAAAACATGTCGAATATTGTTAAAACTTTATTGGATGAATTGGATATAAAGAAATTCAGTCTTTATTTGATGGATTATGGAGCACCGATAGGTTTTAGAATTGCCAGTAGAAATCCGGATCAAATAGATACACTTATTATCCAGAATGGCTGTGCTTATGAGGAAGGGCTTGAAACTTTCTGGGATCCGTTTAAAGTATATTGGAAAGATATAAATAACCAGGAGGCTATAAACACATTAAGTACGTTCCACGCTCCTGATGGATTAAAATGGCAGTATACTCACGCTGTGCCAGATGTTTCTGTAATTTCACCAGACAATTGGGAGATTGATTTGAGACATTTAGAACGTCCGGAAAATGGAGATATTCAATTGGCGATGTTCTATGATTATCAAACCAATGTGGTATTGTATCCTGAATGGCAGGAATATTTTAGAAAGTACCAGCCAGAAACCATCGTTGTTTATGGAAAAGACGATTATATTTTTCCAGGCGTAGGAGCAGAAGCTTTCAAAAAAGACCTGGAAAATTTAGAGTTCCATTTATTCAGCACGGGACATTTTGCGCTTGAAAGTTTTGGTGTTGAAATGGGCGGACTTATAAAAGATTTTCTTTTGAGAAAAACAGGAAAATAA
- a CDS encoding TlpA disulfide reductase family protein, protein MIKSKIKVAKWALSIFIFATTCLYSQNISKNNVSMYKIHGTIKGDITDSFAYLYYNNVEDSVTIANNNFEFKGIVSDTVSAQVYIKSAENAPQFYLENNTIDIQISANKVNKDGKSVETMHIDGIKGSHSSQIQQEYLNFYQQNAGKKEFNKLLYSKLTVFLKKHRSHPFSGAILAELAMVNPILSKKELNTLYSILDITKQTDQDLRFFKKGIDRLGTYAVGKPFLDFELPDQNGALVHLNKFNGKIILIDFWASWCAPCRKKSPELIALKQQYSGTNFEIIGISRDKNSKQWNAAIEKDKLDWINLLDQDQKIESSLGIENIPYNYLIDEKGIIIGINLSPTEIGKILSANTKKT, encoded by the coding sequence ATGATTAAATCCAAGATCAAAGTCGCAAAGTGGGCATTATCTATTTTTATTTTTGCAACTACATGTCTCTACAGCCAAAACATTTCAAAAAACAATGTGAGCATGTATAAAATTCATGGTACTATAAAAGGCGATATTACCGATAGCTTTGCGTACTTATATTATAATAATGTTGAGGACAGCGTAACGATTGCCAATAATAATTTTGAATTTAAGGGTATAGTTAGTGATACAGTAAGTGCTCAGGTTTATATAAAATCTGCAGAGAATGCTCCTCAATTTTATTTGGAGAATAATACTATTGACATTCAGATTAGTGCAAATAAGGTTAATAAAGATGGGAAATCTGTGGAAACCATGCATATTGACGGAATTAAAGGATCTCATTCTTCGCAAATACAGCAAGAATATTTAAATTTTTATCAACAGAATGCAGGAAAAAAAGAATTTAATAAGCTACTATATTCTAAATTAACCGTCTTTTTAAAAAAACATCGCAGTCATCCTTTTAGCGGGGCAATATTAGCTGAATTGGCGATGGTAAATCCTATACTTAGCAAAAAAGAATTAAATACACTTTATTCCATTTTAGATATTACTAAACAAACGGATCAAGACCTCAGATTCTTTAAAAAAGGAATTGACAGATTAGGTACTTATGCCGTTGGAAAACCTTTCTTAGATTTTGAATTACCAGACCAAAATGGTGCTCTGGTTCATTTAAATAAATTTAATGGAAAAATTATTCTTATTGATTTTTGGGCTTCATGGTGTGCCCCCTGCAGAAAAAAAAGTCCTGAACTTATTGCTTTAAAACAGCAATATTCGGGTACTAATTTTGAAATAATTGGAATTTCCAGAGATAAAAATAGTAAACAGTGGAATGCTGCTATAGAAAAAGATAAGTTAGATTGGATAAATCTACTAGATCAGGATCAAAAAATCGAAAGCAGTCTAGGAATAGAAAACATTCCATACAACTATCTTATTGATGAAAAAGGTATTATTATAGGAATTAATCTTTCTCCAACAGAAATAGGTAAAATTTTATCTGCCAATACCAAAAAGACATAA
- a CDS encoding pirin family protein — MDRKDFIKKGLLGTGMFVASAAVANIMKNDIDEIKPLDPVGFNHLPNLDTPVTENSVLHKAESRGHSNHGWLDTHQTFSFASYYNPDRMHFGVLRVLNDDVVNPSKGFGTHPHDNMEIISIPLEGDLEHKDSMNNVAIIKKADIQVMSAGTGIYHSEFNNNQDKPVKFLQIWLYPNRKSVIPRYDQITLKPQDRHNKFQQILSPDATDEGVWIYQDAWFHLAIFDNKFTSTYQIKKKGNGIYAFIIKGSFLVNGTLLNEKDGMGIWDLASLEVISQLDASEILLMEVPMTM, encoded by the coding sequence ATGGACAGGAAAGATTTTATCAAAAAAGGACTTTTAGGAACAGGAATGTTTGTTGCCTCAGCAGCAGTTGCAAATATCATGAAAAATGATATTGACGAAATAAAACCACTCGACCCTGTAGGTTTTAATCACCTGCCCAATCTAGACACTCCAGTAACAGAAAATAGCGTCTTACACAAGGCCGAATCAAGAGGGCATTCTAATCATGGATGGCTTGATACGCATCAGACTTTTAGCTTTGCTTCTTATTACAATCCGGACAGAATGCACTTTGGCGTCCTGAGAGTACTCAATGATGATGTTGTAAACCCATCAAAAGGATTTGGCACTCATCCTCATGATAATATGGAAATCATATCTATTCCTCTGGAAGGTGATCTTGAACATAAGGATAGTATGAATAATGTGGCTATCATCAAAAAAGCGGATATTCAGGTTATGAGTGCAGGAACCGGAATTTACCACAGTGAATTTAACAACAACCAGGACAAACCAGTTAAATTTCTTCAAATATGGCTTTATCCTAATAGAAAAAGTGTAATTCCGAGATACGACCAGATTACTTTAAAGCCACAAGACCGCCATAATAAGTTTCAACAAATTTTATCTCCTGATGCTACAGATGAGGGTGTATGGATCTATCAGGATGCCTGGTTTCACCTGGCAATTTTCGATAACAAATTTACAAGTACATACCAGATCAAAAAGAAAGGTAATGGTATCTATGCATTTATTATAAAAGGAAGTTTTTTGGTAAATGGTACTTTACTTAACGAAAAGGATGGAATGGGAATTTGGGACCTAGCTTCTCTTGAAGTAATTTCTCAGTTGGATGCTTCTGAAATACTTCTGATGGAAGTACCAATGACTATGTAA